A stretch of the Aminipila terrae genome encodes the following:
- a CDS encoding Lrp/AsnC family transcriptional regulator, producing MDNTDLNIINILQKNGRSTIKEIGGKVGLTSPAVTERIRRLEGAGVITGYAAELDLSKMGKGISAYVNVDVYPKKYDLFCKFCEETDAIIEHHHIIGVHNSLLRVSVENSSQLESLLGRIKDYGISQTSVLLKSYFKHKDIK from the coding sequence ATGGATAATACAGATTTAAATATTATAAACATTTTACAAAAAAACGGTCGAAGTACGATTAAAGAAATTGGAGGAAAGGTAGGACTTACTTCTCCTGCTGTTACGGAAAGAATAAGGAGGCTGGAAGGGGCAGGGGTTATCACCGGATATGCAGCTGAACTTGACTTATCCAAAATGGGAAAAGGCATTTCAGCTTACGTCAATGTAGATGTGTATCCTAAAAAATATGACCTGTTTTGTAAATTCTGTGAAGAAACGGATGCTATTATTGAGCATCATCACATTATAGGGGTGCACAATTCTTTGCTTCGGGTTTCCGTGGAAAACTCCAGTCAGCTGGAGTCCCTGTTAGGGCGCATAAAAGATTACGGCATATCTCAGACTTCTGTGCTGTTAAAAAGCTATTTTAAACATAAGGACATTAAATGA
- a CDS encoding YoaK family protein yields MLLNKEEQMSESYLVGILLAVVGGYLDAYTYVCRGQVFANAQTGNMVLLGIQLAQGNFFKALHYFVPIITFFAGIFFVELIKSRFKRNYTVHWRQIAIAIEFVALMVVAFLPGGRYDALAIILVSFVCSLQAQSFRKFNGNAYASTMCTGNLRSASEHFFRYCSSNKTEELKVGVKYLIIILFFISGAIIGCYLTKLYEIKSVLFSCMGLAMVFLLMIKKPQN; encoded by the coding sequence ATGTTATTGAATAAAGAAGAACAAATGTCAGAGTCTTATCTGGTCGGAATTCTGCTGGCAGTTGTTGGGGGATACCTGGATGCTTACACTTACGTCTGCAGGGGTCAGGTATTTGCCAATGCACAGACCGGAAATATGGTGCTTTTGGGAATCCAGCTGGCACAGGGCAATTTCTTTAAAGCACTTCACTATTTTGTGCCCATTATAACTTTTTTTGCAGGAATCTTTTTTGTTGAGTTAATAAAAAGCAGATTTAAAAGAAACTATACAGTGCACTGGAGACAGATTGCCATTGCCATAGAATTTGTTGCATTAATGGTAGTGGCTTTTCTACCAGGGGGAAGATATGATGCCCTGGCTATTATTCTGGTATCCTTTGTATGTTCCCTTCAGGCACAGAGTTTTAGGAAATTTAACGGAAATGCCTATGCTTCTACCATGTGCACAGGGAATCTGAGGAGCGCCAGTGAGCATTTCTTCCGATATTGCAGCTCCAATAAAACGGAAGAGCTAAAGGTTGGAGTAAAATATCTCATTATAATACTATTTTTTATATCAGGAGCAATAATTGGCTGTTATTTAACAAAACTATATGAAATAAAGTCTGTACTTTTCTCCTGCATGGGATTAGCGATGGTTTTTTTACTTATGATAAAAAAACCCCAGAATTGA
- a CDS encoding sensor histidine kinase, producing MKNSIFEKKIYKKLIEKIFYQSLAILMIAVISVAILRSAGRGYVGNIITSFISKITGADWEQSSYYYYEYIRFNIDTIMMITSIIFFIILFRFSLSWFTRYFDEIVEGVDKLAREEQNPIVMCPELGFMQEKLNQVKDELGKRENARMEAEKRKNDLVVYLAHDIKTPLTSVIGYLNLLEETLELPLSQKQKYVHITLEKAYRLEKLINEFFEITRYNLESIPLNKENIDLYYMFIQIADEAYPALIASDKKVEVHAAEDLTFYGDSDKLARVFNNIIKNAISYSKPGSTIDIYGEVQNENVIIRIENPGIIPKEQLDLIFEKFYRLDSARSTSTGGAGLGLAIAKDIVKLHGGTIEADCENGKIIFKITFPDKQ from the coding sequence TTGAAAAATAGTATTTTTGAAAAGAAGATATACAAAAAACTTATTGAGAAAATATTTTATCAGTCTCTGGCAATCTTAATGATAGCGGTAATTTCCGTTGCCATATTACGCTCTGCGGGAAGAGGATATGTAGGCAACATCATTACCTCCTTTATAAGCAAAATAACCGGGGCGGACTGGGAACAGTCTTCATATTACTACTATGAATACATCCGGTTTAATATCGATACTATTATGATGATTACCAGCATCATATTTTTTATAATACTTTTCAGGTTTTCTTTATCCTGGTTCACCAGATATTTTGACGAAATTGTAGAAGGAGTTGATAAACTGGCAAGAGAAGAGCAGAACCCCATCGTTATGTGTCCAGAGCTGGGTTTTATGCAGGAAAAATTAAATCAGGTAAAAGATGAACTGGGTAAAAGAGAAAACGCTAGAATGGAAGCGGAAAAACGAAAAAATGATTTAGTGGTTTATCTGGCTCATGATATTAAGACACCCCTTACTTCCGTCATTGGATATCTGAATTTACTGGAAGAGACCCTGGAACTTCCTTTAAGTCAGAAGCAAAAATATGTACATATTACTTTGGAAAAAGCTTACAGGCTGGAAAAGCTAATCAATGAATTCTTTGAGATTACCCGTTATAACCTGGAATCTATTCCATTAAATAAAGAAAATATTGATCTTTATTATATGTTTATACAAATTGCTGATGAAGCTTATCCTGCATTAATTGCAAGTGATAAAAAGGTTGAGGTCCACGCTGCGGAAGATTTAACTTTTTATGGCGATTCAGACAAACTGGCAAGGGTCTTCAACAATATCATAAAGAATGCCATTTCTTATAGTAAGCCTGGAAGCACTATAGATATATATGGGGAAGTTCAAAATGAAAATGTAATTATACGAATAGAAAACCCAGGTATTATCCCTAAAGAACAACTGGACCTGATTTTCGAGAAGTTTTACAGGCTGGATTCTGCCAGGTCTACCTCTACCGGAGGTGCCGGGCTGGGACTTGCTATAGCCAAAGATATTGTTAAACTTCATGGAGGAACCATTGAAGCAGACTGTGAAAATGGCAAAATCATATTTAAAATTACTTTTCCAGATAAACAATAA
- a CDS encoding VanZ family protein produces MEYLVACVKYTAGIKGYALTGLIASLVVLLISEINQKRRHELAAGTHRVLLLILGLYLTFVFSVTFSPIYGFSISRFGQNVNLVPFKAVKDIFINPLNFFGNIFMFVPIGALLVLYSYKCQKIYVTLFTGIAISLFIELIQSFESRGTDIDDIILNTMGTFIGYIVGKSILLYIPAMRKRVGVVKKIEGKYRRRLNDVGSIKILCILTAVCVFTTGFAQRDVLLKANPVSDISPVRHVERTKVADKRLHAELTAKNVYFINVSTNTIYYKKAEEEKIAPASTTKMLTALTALDYCSMQERVTIGNEVGLISEHASRAWLYPGSELTVEQLLDGLLLPSGNDAAYSLAVFAGRKIAGDEKLSIEKAIPAFMEKMNSKAKSLGAVHSNFVRPDGYDTENQYTTAQDLALIAKEFLESRKLKKIAGTYSITDKWLSGQSVTYKNTNELINPESPYYYEPAIGLKTGKSDDAGCCLISAAKVHGDIYIGVVMGSTEEGRWEDSLKLYNEIQQ; encoded by the coding sequence ATGGAATATCTAGTAGCTTGTGTAAAATATACTGCAGGAATAAAGGGATACGCTTTAACAGGGCTGATAGCAAGCCTGGTTGTTCTGCTCATTTCTGAAATCAATCAAAAAAGGAGGCATGAGCTTGCTGCAGGAACTCACAGGGTATTATTGTTAATATTGGGATTATATTTAACCTTTGTTTTCTCTGTAACATTTTCTCCGATTTACGGATTTTCTATTTCAAGGTTTGGACAAAACGTTAATCTGGTTCCATTTAAAGCAGTAAAGGATATATTTATTAATCCTCTGAATTTTTTTGGAAATATATTTATGTTCGTTCCCATAGGAGCTCTGCTGGTTTTATATTCCTATAAATGCCAGAAGATATATGTAACATTATTTACAGGAATAGCAATTTCACTGTTCATTGAATTGATTCAGAGTTTTGAATCTCGGGGCACAGATATTGATGACATTATATTAAATACAATGGGAACCTTTATAGGTTACATAGTGGGAAAATCAATATTACTTTATATACCGGCTATGCGTAAAAGAGTGGGGGTTGTAAAAAAAATAGAGGGGAAATACCGAAGAAGACTAAACGACGTGGGAAGTATTAAAATATTGTGTATCCTTACTGCGGTTTGTGTCTTTACAACTGGGTTTGCCCAAAGAGATGTTCTGTTAAAGGCAAATCCTGTTAGTGATATATCTCCGGTAAGACATGTTGAGAGAACAAAGGTAGCAGACAAAAGGCTTCATGCAGAACTTACAGCTAAGAATGTATATTTTATAAATGTTTCTACAAACACAATATATTATAAAAAAGCAGAGGAAGAAAAAATTGCTCCCGCAAGTACAACTAAAATGTTGACTGCATTAACGGCCCTGGATTATTGTAGCATGCAGGAAAGAGTAACCATAGGGAATGAAGTTGGATTAATATCAGAACATGCTTCAAGAGCATGGTTGTACCCGGGGAGTGAATTAACAGTGGAGCAGTTACTGGATGGGCTTTTACTGCCATCGGGAAATGATGCAGCCTATTCTTTAGCTGTTTTTGCGGGGAGAAAAATTGCTGGTGATGAAAAACTTTCCATTGAAAAAGCCATCCCTGCTTTTATGGAAAAGATGAACAGTAAAGCAAAATCATTGGGGGCAGTACATTCTAATTTTGTAAGGCCGGATGGATATGATACAGAAAACCAATATACAACGGCTCAGGATCTGGCTCTTATAGCAAAAGAGTTTCTTGAATCCAGAAAGTTAAAAAAGATTGCGGGTACTTACAGCATCACGGATAAATGGCTTAGCGGGCAGAGTGTAACCTACAAGAATACCAATGAGTTGATAAATCCAGAAAGTCCATATTATTATGAACCAGCCATAGGGCTTAAAACGGGAAAGAGCGACGACGCAGGGTGCTGTCTGATTTCAGCGGCCAAAGTCCACGGGGATATATATATAGGGGTAGTTATGGGAAGTACGGAAGAAGGAAGATGGGAGGACAGTCTGAAATTATATAATGAAATCCAACAATAA
- a CDS encoding alanine racemase yields the protein MEPYHNYPVLEIHLDGIYHNSKAVVDMCREKNIQVTGVVKGTDSYENSYLQIAKQMLNAGCSSIGDSRINTIKRMREAGMNAPVLLIRIPMPCELEDVITYTDISLNSEIENIKTLNQIALQKNKNHKVILMMDLGDLREGYIKEEELIRDALFIEKELKNITLYGIGTNLGCFGSIKPDTTNLNRLVTIADKISSAIGRKLDIVSGGATSTLPLVLDGTIPEGINHLRVGEGIANARDLQDIWGLDLPMFCRDNYTIKAQVIEVKEKPSYPIGEIFVDAFGNTPDYIDKGQRKRALIALGKRDVGDIFNVLPKIKGATVEGGSSDHLILDVTDCEADIVLGDIIEFEACYGAMIHSTYSSSVTKIYV from the coding sequence ATGGAACCCTATCATAATTATCCAGTGTTAGAAATCCATCTGGATGGAATCTATCACAATTCTAAAGCCGTGGTGGATATGTGCCGTGAAAAAAATATCCAAGTCACAGGAGTAGTAAAAGGAACGGATTCTTACGAGAATTCATATCTACAGATTGCAAAACAAATGTTAAATGCAGGTTGCAGCTCTATTGGAGATTCAAGAATTAACACCATTAAGCGTATGCGGGAAGCCGGTATGAATGCTCCGGTCCTTCTTATCCGAATCCCTATGCCTTGTGAACTGGAAGATGTTATAACCTACACGGATATAAGCCTGAATTCAGAAATAGAAAATATTAAAACACTCAACCAGATTGCCCTTCAGAAAAATAAAAACCATAAGGTCATTCTTATGATGGACCTGGGAGATCTTCGGGAAGGCTATATTAAAGAAGAAGAACTTATAAGAGATGCACTATTTATCGAGAAAGAATTAAAAAATATTACACTGTACGGTATTGGCACCAATCTGGGATGCTTTGGCTCTATAAAGCCTGACACCACAAATCTGAACAGACTTGTTACTATTGCTGATAAAATTTCCTCTGCTATAGGCAGAAAACTCGACATTGTATCCGGGGGAGCTACCTCAACATTGCCTTTGGTACTGGACGGTACAATCCCAGAAGGAATCAACCACTTACGCGTAGGAGAAGGTATCGCTAATGCCAGAGATCTCCAGGATATCTGGGGATTAGATCTTCCTATGTTTTGCAGGGATAATTACACCATTAAAGCACAGGTAATTGAAGTGAAGGAAAAGCCTTCCTATCCTATTGGGGAGATTTTTGTTGATGCCTTTGGAAATACACCTGATTACATCGATAAAGGCCAGAGGAAAAGAGCATTGATTGCTTTGGGTAAAAGAGATGTGGGAGATATTTTCAATGTTCTTCCTAAGATTAAAGGGGCTACTGTGGAAGGCGGAAGCAGTGACCATCTGATACTTGACGTTACAGATTGTGAAGCAGATATAGTCCTTGGGGATATTATAGAGTTTGAGGCCTGCTATGGCGCTATGATTCACTCCACATATTCCAGTTCCGTTACTAAAATATATGTCTGA
- a CDS encoding amino acid ABC transporter ATP-binding protein: MLEIKNLQKSFKGNVVLDGIDLKIEKGDVVVLLGPSGSGKTTLLRCINFLEKADKGTIKFDEMTGDFTNITKKDIAAFRKKTGFVFQNYNLFSNKTALQNVAIGLIHARKILPDKAYEISKKALDKVGLESKYDFYPAQLSGGQQQRVGIARSLALNPYVILFDEPTSALDPELTSEVLCIMKQLAREGTTMLIVTHEMGFAQEVANHVVFMDKGKIVEEGTPAQVFTMTREERTRQFLRRINNYNDYSI; the protein is encoded by the coding sequence ATGCTTGAAATCAAAAATTTACAGAAATCATTTAAAGGTAATGTAGTGTTAGATGGTATCGATTTAAAAATTGAAAAAGGTGATGTTGTGGTTCTTCTGGGACCCAGTGGTTCTGGTAAAACTACTCTTCTCCGTTGTATAAACTTCTTAGAAAAAGCAGATAAAGGAACGATTAAGTTTGATGAAATGACCGGGGATTTTACCAATATTACCAAAAAAGACATTGCAGCATTTCGTAAAAAGACTGGCTTTGTATTTCAAAATTATAATTTGTTTAGTAACAAAACCGCTCTGCAAAATGTAGCCATAGGGTTAATTCATGCCAGGAAAATATTACCGGATAAAGCCTATGAAATATCAAAGAAGGCACTGGATAAAGTTGGGTTGGAAAGCAAGTATGATTTTTACCCCGCACAGTTATCCGGTGGACAGCAGCAGCGTGTAGGCATTGCAAGATCTCTCGCATTGAATCCATACGTGATTTTATTTGATGAACCTACATCTGCATTGGATCCGGAGCTTACATCAGAGGTTCTGTGCATTATGAAACAGCTTGCACGAGAGGGAACCACTATGCTGATAGTGACCCATGAGATGGGATTTGCCCAGGAAGTAGCAAACCATGTAGTCTTCATGGATAAAGGAAAAATTGTTGAGGAGGGTACACCTGCTCAGGTCTTTACCATGACCAGAGAAGAACGAACCAGACAGTTCTTAAGAAGAATTAACAATTATAACGATTATTCTATATAA
- a CDS encoding trans-sulfuration enzyme family protein — protein MRYESIAVHGGKEEDSGKRAVNYPIYLSSTFAQPGLDQFQEFAYTRGGNPTRSHVERLAADLEGAQYGLALASGMAATSLVFGLLRQGDKVLINNNVYGGTWRYVSNIFSNHGIEYEVVSDFNNYDFSNTASNVKMIFIETPSNPLLEITDIRKVSQEARKRGILTVVDNTFLTSYFQRPMELGADIVVYSATKYYAGHSDILAGLVILNQEELYLKLKFLQNTYGGILSPTDAFLLTRGIKTLSLRLDKHQKNALLAAQYLKRHKAVKDVYYPGLKSHKNYDIQRSQATGDGGVLSLRLNDGWDSKRFTANLKIFDLAVSLGGVESLICHPATMTHESYAPELQEKIGIDSKLLRLSIGIEHEEDILEDISSALKKAKL, from the coding sequence ATGAGATATGAATCAATAGCCGTTCACGGTGGGAAAGAAGAAGACAGCGGCAAAAGAGCTGTAAATTATCCAATTTATTTATCATCAACTTTTGCTCAGCCAGGCCTGGACCAGTTTCAGGAATTTGCATATACTCGTGGGGGTAATCCAACAAGAAGCCATGTGGAAAGACTGGCCGCTGACCTGGAAGGTGCACAATATGGACTGGCACTGGCATCAGGAATGGCAGCCACAAGCCTTGTTTTCGGATTGCTCAGGCAGGGAGATAAAGTACTGATAAACAATAATGTATACGGAGGAACATGGCGATATGTTTCAAACATTTTTTCTAATCATGGAATAGAGTATGAAGTAGTAAGTGATTTTAATAATTATGATTTTAGCAATACTGCTTCTAACGTAAAAATGATTTTTATAGAAACCCCTTCCAATCCCCTGCTGGAGATTACGGATATCAGAAAAGTAAGTCAAGAAGCAAGAAAGCGTGGCATTTTAACTGTAGTGGATAATACTTTTTTAACTTCCTATTTTCAAAGACCTATGGAGCTAGGAGCAGACATTGTTGTTTATTCCGCCACCAAATATTATGCAGGGCACTCCGATATTCTTGCTGGCCTGGTTATCCTTAATCAGGAGGAACTTTATTTAAAACTAAAGTTTTTACAAAATACCTATGGAGGGATTCTCAGTCCAACGGATGCATTTTTACTCACAAGAGGAATAAAAACTCTCAGTCTCCGGCTGGACAAACACCAGAAAAACGCCTTACTGGCAGCCCAGTATCTTAAAAGGCATAAAGCCGTGAAAGACGTATATTATCCTGGATTAAAGAGCCATAAAAATTATGATATCCAACGATCTCAGGCCACTGGAGACGGAGGGGTATTGTCTTTAAGGCTAAATGACGGATGGGACAGTAAAAGGTTTACGGCTAATTTAAAAATCTTTGATCTGGCAGTAAGCCTGGGGGGTGTTGAATCTCTTATCTGTCACCCGGCTACTATGACTCATGAATCTTATGCTCCGGAACTGCAGGAGAAAATCGGGATTGATAGTAAGCTGCTGCGGCTATCCATTGGAATTGAACATGAAGAGGATATTTTAGAAGATATATCAAGTGCGCTTAAAAAAGCTAAATTATAA
- a CDS encoding amino acid ABC transporter substrate-binding protein, with protein sequence MKKRIIAAVLTVLIIAAALAGCGGTKGAEQNGEKKQDLLADIKEAGVIKIGTEGTYAPYSYHNDKGDLAGYDVEVAQAVADKLGVKAEFVETKWDSMIAGLDAKRFDVVVNQVGVTEERQQKYSFSTPYTYSKGALIVAKSNQDIKGFKDLSGKKSAQSLTSNWAGLAEGYGAELVGTDGFNQSIDLVLAGRADATINDNLTFYDYITQKPDTEVKIAALSDETSENAILIRKGSDTLVKAIDDALAQLSKEGKLKEISEKYFGVDVSVKQ encoded by the coding sequence ATGAAAAAGAGGATAATAGCAGCGGTGTTGACAGTTTTGATAATAGCAGCGGCCTTGGCCGGATGTGGAGGAACGAAAGGGGCTGAGCAGAACGGGGAAAAGAAACAGGACCTGCTGGCAGATATAAAGGAAGCAGGGGTTATTAAGATAGGGACGGAAGGTACCTATGCCCCGTACTCTTATCATAATGATAAAGGGGATCTGGCAGGTTATGATGTGGAAGTGGCTCAGGCAGTTGCAGATAAACTGGGGGTCAAAGCGGAGTTCGTGGAAACCAAGTGGGATAGTATGATTGCGGGGCTTGATGCCAAACGTTTTGACGTTGTAGTTAATCAGGTTGGGGTAACAGAAGAAAGACAGCAGAAATATAGCTTCTCAACACCGTATACCTATTCAAAAGGTGCCCTTATCGTAGCAAAATCCAATCAGGACATAAAAGGCTTTAAAGATTTATCCGGGAAAAAATCCGCACAATCTCTGACAAGCAACTGGGCCGGACTGGCGGAGGGCTATGGTGCAGAACTGGTAGGAACGGATGGCTTTAATCAGTCTATTGACCTGGTCCTTGCAGGAAGAGCCGATGCTACTATAAATGACAACCTGACCTTTTATGATTACATCACACAGAAACCAGATACAGAGGTGAAAATTGCCGCTTTGTCAGATGAGACAAGTGAAAATGCAATCTTAATAAGAAAGGGAAGTGATACCCTTGTAAAAGCCATAGATGATGCATTGGCCCAGCTTTCCAAAGAAGGGAAGCTTAAAGAAATCTCTGAAAAGTATTTTGGGGTAGATGTATCCGTGAAACAATAA
- a CDS encoding amino acid ABC transporter permease, whose amino-acid sequence MEARILEILLNSFFKILIPGLVYTIPLTLISFSLGLIIALLTAIVQVADIKVLKQLARFYVWIIRGTPLLVQIFIIFYGLPNMGIILDPLPAAIIAFSLNVGAYASETLRAAILSVPKGQLEAGYCVGLSYVQTMRIVILPQAFKTAFLPLFNSFIGLVKDTSLAASITVTEMFMATQQIAAKLYEPLILYCEVAVIYLMFCTVLTQLQHYGEKKMNLQID is encoded by the coding sequence ATGGAGGCTCGCATCCTGGAAATTCTGCTGAATTCATTTTTTAAAATATTGATTCCCGGATTGGTATATACTATACCACTAACCCTGATATCCTTTTCCCTTGGCCTGATCATTGCACTTTTAACGGCAATTGTTCAGGTAGCAGATATAAAAGTATTAAAACAGCTGGCCAGATTTTATGTCTGGATTATCCGCGGTACTCCATTACTGGTACAGATTTTTATAATATTTTATGGGCTGCCAAATATGGGTATAATATTAGATCCTCTTCCTGCTGCGATTATTGCTTTTTCTTTAAACGTGGGGGCCTATGCGTCTGAAACCCTGCGGGCTGCAATCTTATCCGTTCCCAAAGGGCAGCTGGAAGCCGGATATTGCGTGGGGTTATCCTATGTACAGACTATGAGAATCGTTATTTTACCACAGGCTTTTAAAACAGCCTTCCTTCCTTTGTTTAACTCTTTTATCGGGCTAGTTAAGGATACTTCTCTGGCTGCCAGCATCACTGTAACTGAAATGTTTATGGCAACACAGCAGATAGCAGCAAAACTGTATGAGCCGTTAATCCTCTATTGTGAGGTAGCTGTTATTTATCTGATGTTTTGTACGGTACTCACCCAGTTGCAGCACTATGGTGAAAAAAAGATGAATTTGCAGATAGATTAG
- a CDS encoding sigma-54 interaction domain-containing protein — MKQELITKENNRIFQIGSTFPIMSYDEIIGAIEFSKFLYKTDAVHCAKTKPIHKSLKKNNTIYTLDDIITEDKTMLKIKEQITKVAKTDSSVLIYGKTGTGKELVAQAIHNLSDRCHKPFISLNCAAIPSTLLESILFGTVKGSYTDATDRAGLFEHAEGGTLFLDEINSMDTAMQVKILKAIEDRYIRRVGDTKNIIIDIRIISAINENPDKLIETHGLREDLYYRLSTVFIELPVLKERKEDITVLINHYLSYYNDKMKIKVKEIQPQVLELFYKYDWPGNVRELRNVIESFYNNVAENGIITTENLSDKIKKSINKNNADENTFNDYKNHKESIASLKDAVEMYEQQLIKKALAENQGVASHAAKALKISKQTLQYKIDKYHLGE, encoded by the coding sequence GTGAAGCAGGAGCTGATTACTAAAGAAAATAACCGTATTTTTCAGATTGGATCTACATTTCCAATCATGTCTTATGATGAAATAATAGGGGCCATAGAGTTCTCAAAATTTTTATACAAGACCGACGCGGTGCATTGTGCCAAGACAAAGCCAATACATAAAAGTCTGAAAAAGAATAATACCATTTATACCCTGGATGATATTATTACTGAAGATAAAACCATGTTAAAAATAAAGGAACAGATTACAAAAGTGGCAAAGACGGATTCCTCTGTGCTGATATATGGAAAAACAGGCACGGGTAAGGAACTGGTTGCTCAGGCCATACATAATTTAAGTGACAGATGTCATAAACCATTTATTTCATTAAACTGCGCGGCTATACCAAGCACTTTGCTGGAATCCATATTATTTGGTACAGTGAAAGGTAGTTATACAGATGCCACAGATCGTGCCGGGCTCTTTGAACATGCGGAAGGTGGCACGTTGTTTCTGGATGAAATCAATTCCATGGATACAGCCATGCAGGTTAAAATATTGAAAGCTATTGAAGACAGGTATATCAGACGGGTGGGTGATACAAAGAATATAATCATTGATATCAGGATTATCTCTGCAATAAATGAAAATCCAGATAAACTGATTGAAACCCACGGTCTGAGAGAGGATTTGTACTATAGACTGAGTACCGTGTTCATAGAACTACCAGTGCTGAAAGAGCGAAAAGAAGATATTACTGTTTTGATAAATCATTATCTTTCGTACTATAATGACAAAATGAAAATAAAAGTGAAGGAGATTCAGCCTCAGGTTTTAGAGTTATTTTATAAATATGACTGGCCAGGAAATGTAAGAGAGTTAAGAAATGTCATTGAGAGTTTTTATAATAATGTGGCTGAAAATGGGATTATAACTACAGAAAACCTTAGTGACAAGATTAAAAAATCAATAAATAAAAACAATGCTGATGAAAACACATTTAATGATTATAAAAACCATAAAGAATCAATTGCCAGCCTGAAAGATGCAGTGGAAATGTATGAGCAGCAGCTCATAAAAAAAGCCTTAGCTGAGAACCAGGGAGTAGCTTCCCATGCAGCAAAAGCATTAAAGATTTCCAAACAGACCTTACAATACAAAATAGATAAATATCATTTAGGGGAGTAA